A single window of Plasmodium malariae genome assembly, contig: PmUG01_00_8, whole genome shotgun sequence DNA harbors:
- the PmUG01_00020300 gene encoding Plasmodium exported protein, unknown function, translated as MEEKNKLHVFFKIRTLLFLTWICKFYIDMSIYNKFLNEKNHANIKIVTGNYRLLAKHKQGRRSDIMWKKEEIPNNREYEKKPICNNEKVSKGKNKLRNECSLNNARDYGKYKKCKSSGGNIENYYFGKRMLDKIYYKNKVRAAINSDFEFLRKDILLKLDVITVLFSFVVLYALAVILYRYFSLKSSSTFEIPFDKFDLHETSIALLVIAIIVIPVMIYIGRKLIRNVKLKYKKCEINNTAYPSFRKALFL; from the exons atggaagaaaaaaataaattacacgttttttttaaaatacgtACTTTGCTCTTCTTAACTTGgatatgtaaattttatatagacatg agtatctataataaatttttgaatGAAAAGAACCAtgctaatataaaaatagttacCGGAAATTATCGTTTATTAGCAAAGCATAAACAGGGAAGGCGTTCAGATATAATgtggaaaaaagaagaaattcCAAATAATAGggaatacgaaaaaaaaccTATctgtaataatgaaaaagtatCTAAAGGAAAGAATAAACTTCGAAATGAatgttcattaaataatgcAAGAGAttatggaaaatataaaaagtgtAAGTCTTCTGGGGGTAAcatagaaaattattattttggaAAAAGAATGTTAGAcaaaatatactataaaaataaggtTAGGGCCGCTATAAATTCAGATTTTGAGTTTTTAAGAAAGgacatattattaaaattagatGTTATTACTGTATTATTTAGCTTCGTTGTACTATATGCATTAGCAGTCATTCTTTATAGATATTTCTCTTTAAAGAGTAGTAGTACGTTTGAAATACCATTTGATAAGTTTGATTTGCATGAAACAAGTATAGCGTTGTTGGTAATAGCGATTATAGTTATACCAGTTATGATTTATATAGGCAGAAAACTCATAAGAAATGtaaagttaaaatataaaaaatgtgaaataaataatacggCATATCCTTCTTTCCGTAAAGCACTTTTTTTGTAa
- the PmUG01_00020400 gene encoding fam-l protein, giving the protein MKKSIMIFSFIKIVLLIFLTWIPHLSDHVITFNKYLGKKYMLAIKLDDRIYRLLAKYKKDKDSKVLLRDDISNNGMDQKKDISNTEKECTEKKKELYRGSLNNYGRHKQDMNNKYSKFVTKKYSYLEKKIFKELDFVDFLKSNKNISDKTYKKIMRKKFSLRLGSPLLLFLLLSTILIVDISLRLSSEGNGFWNLSGLGTILKEYEDKLKPYLEWLSKPLLTSADSASISVLGPLFSVILFVIPFLILGVTLISYILYYHRKAKKYDKIKFSKK; this is encoded by the exons atgaaaaaaagcattatgattttctcatttattaaaattgttctACTTATCTTTTTAACGTGGATACCTCATTTAAGTGATCATGTt ATTACGTTTAACAAATACCTAGGCAAAAAGTACATGCTTGCTATAAAATTAGACGACAGAATATATCGAttactagcaaaatataaaaaggataagGATTCAAAAGTATTGTTAAGAGACgatatatcaaataatgGAATGGACCAAAAAAAGGACATATCTAATACTGAAAAGGAGTGcacagaaaaaaagaaagaattatatagaggttcattaaataattatggtAGACACAAACAAGATATGaacaataaatattctaaatttgtgacaaaaaaatacagttatcttgaaaaaaaaatattcaaagagcTGGATTTTGtagattttcttaaaagCAACAAGAATATTAGTGATAAgacttacaaaaaaataatgcgtAAAAAATTCTCATTACGATTAGGATCacctttattattgtttttgttGTTATCAACTATACTTATAGTAGATATATCTCTGCGTTTATCATCTGAGGGAAATGGATTTTGGAATCTATCAGGATTGGGAAcgattttaaaagaatatgagGACAAATTGAAGCCTTATCTTGAATGGTTATCAAAACCCCTATTGACTTCAGCAGATAGCGCTTCCATTAGTGTACTAGGACCATTATTTagtgttatattatttgttataccctttttaatattaggtGTCACACTTATATcgtacattttatattaccatagaaaagctaaaaaatatgacaaaattaagttcagtaaaaagtga